In a genomic window of Flavobacterium crassostreae:
- a CDS encoding ISAon1 family transposase N-terminal region protein, whose amino-acid sequence MQDSFVDLLKLLLPEIIVEYFELTSYKKEEEILHLYLKEINSIPKEHRQSKLSSKGFFDEITVQDFPIRGHQVYLHITRRRWLNEDTGKVVFRDWNLVADGTRVTQEFASFLKEIHRFQA is encoded by the coding sequence ATGCAAGATTCTTTTGTCGACCTTCTCAAGTTGTTACTTCCTGAAATTATAGTTGAATACTTTGAACTGACTTCCTATAAAAAAGAGGAAGAGATACTTCATCTTTACTTAAAGGAGATTAATTCAATTCCTAAAGAACATCGACAATCAAAATTGAGCTCAAAAGGATTCTTTGATGAAATAACAGTTCAGGATTTCCCTATTCGTGGGCATCAGGTATATCTTCATATCACTCGAAGAAGATGGCTGAATGAAGATACTGGAAAAGTAGTTTTTAGAGATTGGAATTTAGTAGCAGACGGAACTCGGGTGACACAGGAGTTTGCGTCTTTTTTAAAAGAGATCCATAGATTCCAAGCCTAA
- a CDS encoding ISAon1 family transposase: MDSKPNDCNAIASFYGVSGKNLQHQYKDFLSDFKIWDQKLHAKQWLIFPENIGKRLSIDETSLSNGELYTILTNKAGKGKKGTIVAMIAGTKAETVIAIIEKIPLKLRNSVTEITLDMAANMGLIAKKCFPNATRVIDRFHVQKLATEALQEIRIKYRWQAIDQENQAIEKAKKNKKRGSSLNVVGKY; this comes from the coding sequence ATAGATTCCAAGCCTAATGATTGCAATGCTATCGCCTCTTTCTATGGCGTTAGCGGTAAGAATCTACAACATCAATACAAAGATTTCTTAAGTGATTTCAAAATATGGGATCAAAAACTACACGCAAAACAATGGCTTATATTTCCAGAAAACATAGGCAAACGCTTATCAATTGACGAAACCTCCTTGTCCAATGGCGAACTCTATACTATTTTGACCAACAAAGCTGGAAAGGGAAAGAAAGGAACTATAGTCGCTATGATTGCTGGAACCAAAGCAGAAACAGTAATTGCTATTATCGAAAAAATACCGCTTAAACTACGAAATTCTGTTACCGAAATAACTCTTGACATGGCGGCAAACATGGGATTGATTGCTAAAAAATGTTTCCCTAATGCTACTCGCGTCATCGACCGGTTCCATGTTCAAAAATTGGCGACAGAAGCTTTACAGGAAATAAGAATTAAATACCGTTGGCAAGCTATAGACCAAGAAAATCAGGCAATAGAAAAAGCGAAGAAAAACAAGAAAAGGGGATCAAGTCTAAATGTTGTGGGGAAATATTAA
- a CDS encoding IS1595-like element ISFlsp4 family transposase, producing MESFKGESIIDFFDTFKTDLTCLEYLASIKWKDGFKCSKCNHKKFTIRKLNFARDCNLCHHVESPTANTIFHKVKFGTRKAFGIVFEMSATTKSLSSSQMAKRYSISRPTAWLFMHKVRLAMKSSALNPIVGTVYVDEFVYGGKEDLKQGRSNDSKKKKIVAAVEIDDKGGVKRAYFKRIDNYSSSELGKIFESHISTQANIKTDQWTGYKPLKNEYNIEQIKSNTSDFFQMNTIIHQVKSWLRSIYSWMHEQNIERYLDEYSYRLNRSIYKETIFDNLIIKMMKHKHIGLQIIKIST from the coding sequence ATGGAATCATTCAAAGGAGAAAGTATTATCGATTTTTTTGACACTTTCAAAACAGATTTAACTTGTTTAGAATATTTAGCTTCAATAAAATGGAAAGATGGTTTTAAATGTTCGAAATGTAATCATAAGAAGTTTACTATTCGAAAGTTAAATTTTGCAAGAGATTGCAATTTATGTCATCATGTTGAAAGTCCAACTGCAAATACTATTTTTCATAAAGTAAAATTTGGAACTAGAAAAGCTTTTGGGATTGTTTTTGAGATGAGTGCAACCACCAAAAGTTTGTCTTCTTCTCAAATGGCAAAACGGTATTCTATAAGCCGACCAACGGCATGGTTGTTTATGCACAAAGTGAGATTAGCCATGAAAAGTAGTGCGTTAAATCCGATTGTTGGAACTGTTTATGTTGATGAATTTGTATATGGTGGAAAAGAAGATTTAAAACAAGGAAGAAGTAATGATAGCAAGAAAAAGAAGATAGTAGCTGCTGTTGAAATTGATGACAAAGGCGGGGTGAAAAGAGCTTATTTTAAAAGAATTGACAACTATTCTTCTAGTGAACTTGGTAAAATTTTTGAAAGCCACATTTCAACACAAGCAAATATAAAAACTGATCAATGGACAGGCTATAAACCATTAAAGAATGAATACAACATTGAACAAATTAAGAGTAATACTTCTGATTTTTTTCAAATGAACACTATTATTCATCAAGTAAAATCATGGTTAAGAAGTATTTATTCTTGGATGCACGAACAAAATATAGAAAGGTATTTAGACGAATATAGTTATAGATTAAATAGGTCAATATACAAGGAAACTATTTTTGACAACCTAATTATTAAGATGATGAAGCATAAACACATTGGATTACAAATAATTAAAATAAGTACATAA